A single window of Ammospiza caudacuta isolate bAmmCau1 chromosome Z, bAmmCau1.pri, whole genome shotgun sequence DNA harbors:
- the RPS6 gene encoding small ribosomal subunit protein eS6, translating to MKLNISFPATGCQKLIEVDDERKLRTFYEKRMATEVLADSLGEEWKGYVVRISGGNDKQGFPMKQGVLTHGRVRLLLSKGHSCYRPRRTGERKRKSVRGCIVDANLSVLNLVIVKKGEKDIPGLTDTTVPRRLGPKRASRIRKLFNLSKEDDVRQYVVRKPLNKEGKKPRTKAPKIQRLVTPRVLQHKRRRIALKKQRTQKNKEEAAEYAKLLAKRMKEAKEKRQEQIAKRRRLSSLRASTSKSESSQK from the exons ATGAAG ctCAACATCTCTTTTCCGGCTACTGGCTGCCAAAAGCTCATTGAAGTAGATGATGAGCGTAAGCTCAGGACATTTTATGAAAAACGAATGGCCACGGAGGTGCTGGCTGATTCCCTTGGTGAGGAGTGGAAG GGGTACGTTGTCCGGATAAGCGGTGGCAATGACAAGCAAGGCTTCCCCATGAAGCAGGGTGTCCTGACCCACGGGCGTGTCCGCCTTCTGCTCAGCAAGGGCCACTCCTGCTACCGCCCCCGGAGAACCGGCGAGAGGAAGCGCAAGTCTGTCCGTGGCTGCATCGTTGATGCGAACCTGAGTGTCCTGAACTTGGTCATAGTGAAAAAGG GTGAAAAGGACATTCCTGGGCTGACTGACACAACTGTGCCCCGTCGTCTTGGTCCCAAGAGGGCCAGCAGGATCCGCAAGCTGTTCAACCTCTCTAAGGAAGATGATGTTCGCCAGTATGTTGTGAGGAAGCCTCTGAACAAAGAGG GCAAGAAGCCCCGAACGAAGGCTCCCAAGATCCAGCGGCTGGTGACTCCTCGGGTGCTGCAGCACAAGCGCCGGCGTATCGCCCTGAAGAAGCAGCGCACTCAGAAGAACAAGGAGGAAGCTGCCGAGTACGCGAAGCTGTTGGCCAAGAGGATGAAG GAAGCCAAGGAGAAACGCCAGGAGCAGATTGCCAAGAGGCGCCGGCTTTCTTCTTTGAGAGCTTCTACATCCAAGTCTGAATCAAGTCAGAAGTAA